CGTTCCCGGGCCACGGTCGCCAGCAGTTCCCACGCCTGGCAGGCCACCGAGGGCAGCGCGTAGCGCTCGGCGGCGTCCGCGGCCGAGCGGGCCAGCTTCTCCGCGTGCTGGGTCCGGTCGGTGCCCGGGGTGTCCAGCGCGAGGTAGGCCGCGGTGACGTCGACGGCCGCCGCGGTCGCCCCGTCCGGGTCCGGCCCGAGCATCTCGCGGGCCCGGTCGATCTGCCGGTTGCCGTCGCTCCACCGTCCCGCGGTGTGGGCGACCTTGGCCAGCCGGGTGTGCAGGACCGCCAGGTGGGCGCCGCTCAACCCCGCGCTGTCCAGGGCGTGCAGGTGTTCCACCAGGTCGAAGGCCCGGTCGAAGTCACCGGATTCGGCCAGCGCGAGCAGCAGGTGCTCCAGCACCCCGGCCCGCTCCTGCGGGCCGGCGCCCCGTGCCAGCAGTCCCTCGGCCCGGCTCAGCAGGGTCACCGCCGAGCCCAGCGCGCCGGCAGTCAGCGCCCGGCGCCCGGCCTCCGCGAACAACCGGCCGGCGGCCGTGTCCTCCCCGGCCTCGCAGCGCAGTCCGGCCGCCAGCGCGCACCACTCGCCGGGCAGGCGCGGGTGCAGTTCCTCCACCGCGTCCGCCCCGCGCCGCGCCAGCTCGGCCCGCTGGCCGGGCGTCAGCTGGGTGAACAGCGCCTCCACGGTGGGGGAGTGGCGGAAAGAGTACCAGTCCGGCGCGGGCTCGTCCGGGATCACCAGCCGGGCGGCGACGCCGGCGTGCAGGTGGCTGAGCAGGGCCCGGTCGTCGACGCCCGTCATGCGCTGCAGCACGGTCAGCGGGAACCGCCGGCCCAGCACGGCCGCCGCCGACAGCAGCGTCAGGCCCTCCGCGCCCAGCCGGTCGATGCGGCGCAGGATGCCCCGGGCCAGCGCGGAGGAGACGTCCCCGCGCGGATCGCCCACGGTCCGCCAGCCGTCCGTCGCCTGGACGAGGGTGCCCGCACCGATCATCGACTGCAGCAGTTCCTCGACCAGGTAGGGGCTGCCGGCACTGTCCTCCCACAGCCGCTCCAGCACCGGTGCGGGTACCTCGCCGGCGGTGGTGCCCAACTGACCGGCCACCAGCTCGTGCACCTGCGGACGCGTCAGCGGGGGCAGCTCCACCACCGAGGCGGCGCCGCGCCGGCGGGCGGACTGGGCCAGGTCGAGGGCGTCGCTGAAGTCGGTGCGCACCGTGGCCAGCAGCAGGACCGGGGTGTACTCCAGGTTGTCGACCAGGTATTCGAGGACGCCGAGCGTCTCGGGGTCCGCGTCGTGCAGGTCCTCCAGCAGCAGGAGCCGGCCACGGCCGTGGTCGGTGGCCAGCAGCAGGCGCAGTACGGCCTCGCCCAGGATGACCATCGTGCTGCTGTCGCTGTCCCCGGTGTTCCAGTCGGGTATCAGACGCCCCAGCACCGGCCGGTAGGGCCCCAACTGCAGCTCGCCCAGCGGCTCGCCGCTGCGGAACAGCGACATCAGCGCCTCGGTCAGCGGCCGGAACGGCACGGCGGGTCCGGTGGTGCTGCTGCGTCCCCGCAGCACGCTCATCCCGGCCCCCAGCGCACTGCCCACGGCCTCGGCGGCCAGCCGGGACTTGCCCACCCCGGCCTCCCCCACCAGGAAGACCACGCCACCGCGTCCCTGCCGGGCGCTGGACAGCGCGCGCTCCAGGAAGCCCAGTTGGGCGTCCCGGCCGACGAGGGAAGGCGCTTGGAAACGCATAAACTCGAAGCATAATCGGAACATCGGGGATCATGGCAGACCGTCCGTGTCCTGATACCGGCCCCGCGCCCGCCGGGCGGACGGGTGGCTCCCGGCCGGGAGCCACCGCGGGGCAGTCACCGCACCGGGGGCCGGCTCGTTCAGCGCGGCGCGGAGACCGAGGTGTCGATCGTGCTCAGCGTGATGACGATGCCGCTGGTGAGGACCATGCCGGCCAGGACGCGGACGCGGGCGCAGGCGCGGTTGCGGCCCGAGAGGGCGATGCCGCCGGCGGCGTCCTGCTCGTCGGGGGAGAGCGCGGGGATCTCGGTGCCGGCGTCGGCGAGGGACACGGACGTGGCGCGGCTGAGGTTCTGGTTCATGACGGTGAGCCCCTTGTTCTGTGGAGAGTTCTGAACGAGTGGTGGAGGAGACGGGCGCGGCGGGGGCGGCGGACGGACGGCCGCCGGTGGTGGTCCTCAGCGCGCGGGGAGCGGGCCGGTGCGGCAGTGCCCGAGCAGGAGCGCGGACGGGACGAGGGTGGGGAAGCCGAGGCGGAGCAGTCCGTAGCCGATGCCGGCCAGGCCGGTCAGCAGCCCGGGGGAGGGCACCTGGTCCGGGGTGGCGCAGCGGTGTTCCCGCGCCTCGACGGTCGCGAGCACCCGGCCCGTGTGGCGCGCCAGCGCGGCGGACGCCGTCGCGTCACCGCGGTCGGCGAGCACCGACAGGGCCTCCAGGGCGCCGAACACGCCGTGGCCCGGGCTGAGGTCGGCGTCGTCGCACAGGGCGGACAGCCGGCCGGAGAGGCCCTCCGCACCCGGCAGGTGCGCCGCGGCGGCGGCGATCCCGGGCAGTCCGGTGGTCCAGGAGGCGTCGAGCGGGGCGTCACCGGCCGCGGTGAGGGACGAGCGCAGCAGGCTGGTCGCGACCGCCGCGTGCCCGTCGCCGTCCGCCCGCTGGTCCGCGTGGCGCGACAGGGCCCAGCCGATGCCCGCGTCGCCCTCGGCGAACCCGGCGGTGCCGCCGCCCCGCGCGACGGCGGGAGCCAGGCCGTCCGCCACCGCGTCGGCCAGGTCCAGTGCCTGGTACGCGCCGCCGGCGTGGGCCGCGACGGCCGCGGCCAGCGCCCCGGCCGCACCACCGGCGAGCCCGGGGTCCGCGCAGGCCGCGACGGCGTGTCCCAGCGCGGTGAGCGCGTCCGGCAGCGACTCCGCCAGCTCGGGGTCCAGCACGACCGACAGGCGGACCAGGCAGTACAGGATGCCGCCCAGCCCGTCGTACGCGCCCGGCCCGACCGTCGCGCACAGCTCGGGGTCGGCGGCCAGCGTCTTCAGCAGGGTCGGCAGCGGCCGCACCGCCTCGCGGGCCAGTACCGTGTACCGCTCGGCGCCCGCGAGCAGGCCGGCCTGGGCCAGGAAGAGCGCCACCCCGCTGTAGCCCTGGGCCAGCCCGGCACCCATCGGCAGCACCGACCAGTGCCCGCCCGGCAGGCGTTCCAGACCGAGCCAATTGGCCCGGCCGCCGGAGCGCACGGTACGGGCGGCGATCTCGTCGGCGATCCCGCAGGCCGCGGCCAGCAGGCGCGACGGTTCCGCCGCCACGGCCGGCGGGCACGCCGGCAGCAGCGCGGAGCGGGGCCGCCGCAGCGGGGAGCCCGCGTCCCGCGCGGCGAGCGTGGCCGACACGATCCACTCCTGGTCGTGGCAGTCCACCTCGTCCATGCGGGCGATCTTCGCGCGCACCGCGGTCAGGGCCGGCACCGGCAACAGGCCGGGCAACCAGGTCCCGTCGGCCGTCCGGACCCCTGTACCGGACGGCCGATGGGCGAAGAGGGGGACGTCCCCGCGCCACAGGTCGGCGGTCTCGTGCTCGACGAGCCGCTGGCGCGCCGGGTCGTGCACCGACTCGGTCCACAGCACCGCGAACACCGCGTCCCGGGCCAGCGCGTCACCGAGCAGCGCCGGGTGCGTGGACTCCTCCAGCAGGGTCGCGTACAGCCGGGTGGACCGGACGATCAGCCGGGCCGGGCTGTCCGCGCGCAGCGCCAGCGGACCGTCGTCCGCGGCCAGTTCACCGCCGTGCGCGCGGACCGCCGCGTACGCGGTGCGGAACCCCTCCAGCAGCGCCGCGCGGTGGTCGGCCCCCGCGAGGCGGGGCCCGCCGGGCAGCGGCTGGTTCTGCGCGGCCGGGCTGGTGACGGGGCCGCGCGTCACCCGCATGGTGTCCAGGCCGGTGTCCTCCCAGCGCAGGCCCTCGCTCGGGTAGGTGCCCTCCTCGGCGCGGCCCAGCGCGGAGATGTCCAGCGCGCCGTGCTCGCCGATCAGCAGGTGCGGCAGCAGGCACGTACGGTGCACCGACGCCTGCAGGGCGTCCGCCGCCGGATCGGCGCCGGCCGTGGTGGCCTGCGGGAGCCCGGTGTGCAGCAGGGTCTCGGCGTCCACCAGCACCGGCTGGCCGGCGCACGCGATGACGTTCTCGTAGTGCATGTCGGCACCGTCCACCGCGTACAGCAGTGCCAGCAGCGCGCCCTGGCGGCGGTAGAAGGCGTCCGCCTCGGTCACCGTGCCGCACCAGCGGTGCTCGATGAACTCGAGCCAGCCGTGGTCGTCCCGCCGCACCGTGCGGGGGGTGCGCAGCTCCAGACCGGGGACCCGGCCGGCGAGCCAGGCGGTCAGGTCGTCCAGGAGCGCGTGGTGCTCCAGCGAACGCGGCTTGTACACCGCCCGGGAGCCGTCGGCGAAGCCCAGCACCGCCACCGACCGGCCGCCGCGGTGGGCGTCGCCGCAGCCCAGCTCGATCCGGGCGAGCGGACCGGGGTCGCGCCCCCCGAACAGGACGGCCGTCAGGTCGGCGCGGTCGGCGAGCAGGCGCAGGCCCAGTTCGGCCACGGCGTCGGCCGCGTCCAGGGCCGTCTGGCCGAGCATCCGGGCCAGCACCGGGTAGGCGGTGAACAGCGTGCGCAGTCCGTCCGGAGCGCCGGTCGCGGCGCAGAACGCGGCGAACCGCTCGCGCGGTCCGGCCCCGGCGAGCCGCCCGGCGCGCCGGGCGCGGTCGAGTTCGCGGACCAGCGTGCGTCCCGCCAGCCGGGCCAGCCGGTCCAGCAGCCACCGCTCGAACGAGGTCCGCAGCACGTGGCGTTCGGCCGCCGGCAGCGGCTCCAGGCGCCGGTCCAGGGCCGTCGAGGCGGGTGCCGCCAGCGGCGCCACGACCGGTGCGAACACCTCGGGCCCGGTGGCCCCGCCCGGCAGCGGCAGCCGGGCGTCGTGCGCCGCCAGGTCCACGGCCTGTTCCACGTACCCGGCCCAGCGCGGCGTGCCGGTGCGGGCGGCCAGGTGCCCGGGTGCCTCGCCGGCGAGGGCCGCCACGGCGGATTCGTCCAGGCCCAGGTGTGCCAGCCGGGCGGCGAAGCCCACCGTGTCCCCGGCGGCCCAGGGAGCCCGGCCGGACAGGGCGGCCGCGGGTGACGCCGCGGGACGCCCGGGGGCGGCCACCCGCTCGGCCAGGGTGAGCGCGGGGGCCCACCAGGCGGGCGGCAGGTGCGCGCTCCGGGGGGTCGGAAGGGCGGCTGGTTCGGTCACGGGAAGAAGGTCGCAGACGCCGTGCGACCCCCACATGGGGGTACGTCCCCCATATTGTGCGCGGGCCCCCGCCCGGCGGGTGGGGGCCCGCCCCCCGCGCACCGGTCCCGGTCCCGGCCGCGTCCCTGCTCGGGAGGGTGAACCAGCAGGCCACAGCGGGTTCCCATGTTCCGGCAGAAAGGCCGCCGACCCCTCCGGGCCGCCCCGCACCCGCGTGCGGAAGCCGTGCTTCCGCGCCGCGTGCGCGGGTGGGGGATCCCCGGTGTTCGCGGCCGCGCGCCCCGTTGCCCCGGCACCGGCCGCCCGGAACGCCCCGTTCCCGGGCGGGGCCTCCCAGGGCCTCTCGCGGCCTCCCGGGACCGCCCGGCGCCACCGGTGGGCGCGGCGGTCCTCGGCCGGGTGCGGCACCCCGGCGCAAGGTACCGGGGCGCCGCGGCCCCCCGAGCCCGAAGGCGCCGGTGCGTCAGTTCCCGGCGGCGGGCAGCAGGCGCGGCTCCAGACGTTCCTCCACGGCCCGGTCGCCCTCGCGCGTCACCACGTACGCGCCTTTGCCCGCCGCCTCCGTGACGGCCTCCACCAGCCGGGTGCCGTGGTAGACGAGGCCGACCCCGTCGTCCGTGCAGTGCGCCGTCGGCAGGGTGCCGTCCGCGACCAGCCGGTGGATCAGCGGGCGGCGGCCCGGGTCGGAGTCGTAGTGCACCCCGTTGCCGTACGGCAGGAAGCCCAGGGCGTTCGTGACCGGGCGCAGGTCCGGTCCGAAGGAGTCGGTCGCGCCGCCGCGGAACCAGCAGATCGACCCGGCGCTCACCCCGCTCAGCACCACGCCCGCCCGCCAGGCGCGGCGCAGCGCGCCGTCCAGGCCGTGCACCCGCCACACCGCCAGCAGGTTGGCCACCGAGCCGCCCATCACCCACACCACGTCGTGCGCGAGGAGCGTGCCCTCCACGTCCTCGACGTTCGGCATGGGGAACAGGTGCAGCGGCGTCAGGTCGAAGCCCGCCACCCGGGCCGCCTCGTGCATCCGCGCCGTGACGTGCTCGGCGTCCCCGACCGCCGTTCCGAGGTACAGGATGCGGGGGCGCCGGCCGTGCACGCCGGAGAGGTCAACCGCGTGGTGGACCAGGGAGTCGAACAGCACCCGGGAGCGCGGATCGGCACGATGCCCTCCGGAGGTGGCCAGGACGGTCGGCTGCGAAGCGGGCATGCGCGCGATCGTAACGCCTGTTCGGGCACGCCGGTGGCGAAACGGGCCCTCACCCGGCGCCGTACGCCGGCGGCCCCGTCCGCCAGAACTTGGGTGGCCGGCCCGCATCCGCCCCCGCACCGGCTCCCGTCTACTGGTGTCCGGCCGGCGGACCCCCTCCGCGGCGGCACGGGGACGTGCCGTCCCGTCCGGTGGAGCGCCGTCCGACTCGACACGTCCGACTCGACACGTCCAACAGGTGCCGTACGACAAGACATTCAGGAGTGCAGGACATGGGGACCTCTCTGGGGATCGACTCCGTCGCTCGGAGCGTGTACCTCGCCATGGTCGACCGGCCCGGTGCCGGCGTGGCCGAGCTGGCGGAACAACTGGGGGAGACCGAGGACTGGGTCCGGGACGGGCTGGAGCGGCTGTCCGCCCTCCTGCTCGTGGTCCCCGCGGACGGCGCCACCGGTTGGCGGCCGGTCGACCCGGAGGTCGGCCTGGCGGCGATGCTCGCCCGGCAGCAGGCCGAACTGGCCCGCCACCGGCTCCAGGTCGAGGACAGCAGGCTGGAGGTGACGCGGCTGCTGTCGGAGCACGGCCGCGGCAGCCGGTCGGGCGTGCCCGGTGTCGAGTGGCTGGCGGGCCCGGACGCCGTGTGGCGGCGCGTCGCCGACCTGGCCGAGAGCTGCGCGCAGGAGTGGCTGACCGTCGGGCCGACCGAGCGGCTCGGCACACCGGCCGTCGAGGCCGGCCGGCCGGTGGACGAGATCCTGCACAGGCGCGGCACGCCCACGCGCACCATCGTGCTGGAGAGCGTCCGCAACGACCCCGGGACGATGGGGCGCCTGCGGTGGCGGGGCGAGCACGCCGGCGCGGTGCGCACGCTGCCGTCGCTGCCGGTGTGGATGATCCTGTCCGACCGCACGCACGCCGTGGTGCCCGTGACCGGTGCCGCTTCCGTCATCGGCGCCATGGTGTGCGGCGTCGAGTCGGTCACCGAGGCCTTCGCGGCGCTGTTCGCCCGACTGTGGAAGGAGGCCCAGCCGCTGACCGACGCGCGGCCCCGCACCCGCGGCAGCCTCTCGCTGCAGGAGCAGCACGTCCTGCGGCTCTGGGCGCAGGGCCTGACGGACGCCGCCGCGGCCCGCCGCATGGACGTCTCGCTGCGCACGGTGCGCCGGCTCTCCGAGAAGCTGACCGACCGGTTCGGCGCGCAGAGCCGTTTCCAGCTCGGCGCCCTGGCCATCGCCCAGGGCGGCATCCGCGTCGAGGACATGGTCTGACGCCCCTCCCGCGCCTCCTCGCACGCGCCGCCGTCCAGGGCCGGACCCCGTCACCGGGGTCCGGCCCCTCGCGGTGCGCCCGGGGCGGGGCCGCCCCGCCCCGGGCCGTCCTCACCCGGCCGGCGCGAACTGCGCCGTGATCGCCGCCATCATCAGGTCCGCGATGCTCTGGGCCAGCTCCGCGGGGGTGGGGGAGTCGAACACGGTCCGCACCGGGACGTCGACCCGCAACGCCTTCCGCAGCCGCGACGCGACCTGCGTGGCGAGCAGCGAATGCCCGCCCAGCTGGAAGAAGTTGTCGTGGACGCCGATGCGCTCGATGCCCAGCAGATCCGCCCAGACGCAGACGACGGCGCGTTCGACGGTGTTGCGCGGAGCCGTGTACGCCGTCTCCAGGTCCGGCCGCCGGCTGTCCGGGAGCGGCAGCGCCGCCCGGTCCACCTTGCCGTTGGCGGTCAGCGGCAGCCGCTCCAGCACCACGAACGCCGCCGGGATCATGTAGTCGGGCAGGTGCCGTCCCAGGTGCGCGCGCAGCTCCGTCGTGCTCGGCGCGCCGGGGCCGGCGGCCACCAGGTAGGCCACCAGCCGCTTGTCGCCGGGCACGTCCTCGCGCACGACCACGCTGACCTCGCCGATCCCCGGGTGGGTGAGCAGGTTGGCCTCGATCTCGCCCAGCTCGATGCGGTTGCCGCGGATCTTCACCTGGTTGTCGATGCGCCGCAGGAAGTCCAGCTGCCCGTCCGGCCGCCACTTGACGAGGTCGCCGGTGCGGTAGACCCGGCTGCGCACGCCCTCGGCCTCGAACACCGTGAACCGCTCCTCGGTCAGCTCGGGCCGCCCCCGGTAGCCGCGGGCCACCTGCACGCCCCCGACGAGGAGTTCACCGGGCACCCCGACCGGCACCGGACGGCCGTGCTGGTCCACCACGAACACCAGGGTGTTGGCGACCGGCCGGCCGATCGGCGGGACGGTGTCCCCGGGCTCGGCCACCGTGGAGGTGACGATGACCGTGGTCTCGGTGGGCCCGTAGTTGTTGACCACCCGGAAGGGCAGCCGTGCCCGCGGCGGCATCCGCAGCCGGTCACCGCCGGTCAGCACGTAGTCCAGGGTGCTGTCCGGGCCCCAGGCGAGCGCGGCCAGGGACTCCAGCATCGGCGTGGACAGGAACGCGGCGTGGACGCGCTGCTCCTGGAGCCAGTCCCGCAGCAGGTGCGGGGCGAGCCGGACGTTCTCGGTGGTGGTGCAGCACGTGGCGCCGCGGGTGAGGCCCAGCCACAACTCCCACGCCGCCGCGTCGAACCCGATCCCGGCGAGCAGACCGATCCGCTGACCCGGCTCCAGCCCGTACTCGGCCGCCGTCCAGTGGATCAGGTTGACCAGACCGCGGTGCTCGACCTGGACGCCCTTGGGGCGGCCGGTGGAGCCACTGGTGTAGATCAGGTAGGCCAGGTGGTGTGCGGCGGCGGCCGGCTCCGGGTCGGCGGCCGGTTCGCCGGCCAGCAGGTCCCCGTCCCGGTCGAGCAGCAGCAGCGGCACGCCGGACGGCAGCCGGTCCGCGTGCGCGCCGTGGGTCAGGACCACCGGGGTCTGCGTGTCCCGCACCATGTACGCCAGCCGCTCGACGGGGTACTGCGGGTCCAGCGGCACGTACGCCGCTCCCGCCTTCAGCACGCCCAGCTCGGCCGCCACCAGGTCGGGCCCGCGTTCCAGGCACACCGTCACCGGCATGTCGGGCCGCACCCCGTACCGGGTCCGCAGGTGGTGGGCGATCCGGTTGGCGCGCGCGTTCAGCTCGCCGTAGGTCAGCGCGCCCTGGGGGCCCTCGACGGCGACGGTGTCCGGCTGCCGCGCCGCCCACCCCTCGAACAGTCCGTGCAGGGTGGCGGTGTCCGGGTAGTCGCGCGCCGTGTCGTTCCACTCGGCCACGATCCGCCGCCGCTCGGCCGGCGTGAGCAGGCACAGCTCCGACAGCCGCGCCCCGGGAGCACCGGCGACCGCGTCCAGCAGGCTGCCCAGGTGATCGGCCAGCCGGACGACCGTCTCCCGCTCGAAGAGGTCCGTACGGTACTCCAGCGTGCCGCGCAGGTCGCCGCCGGCGTCCTCGGACATCATCAGGCTGAGGTCGAACTTGGCGTCCGGCAGCGTGACCGTGAACGGCTCCACCTCCAGGCCCGGCAGGTTCCAGGCGTGGTCGTCGGGCGTGTTCTGCAGCGTGAACACGGTCTGGAACAGCGGGTTGCGGGAGGAGTCGCGGTCGGGGGCGAGCTCCTCGACGAGCCGTTCGAAGGGCAGGTCCTGGTGGTCGTAGGCGCCCAGCGCGGTGTCCTTGACGCGGTCGAGGAGCTCGGTGAAGGCCGGGTCGCCGGACAGGTCGGTGCGCATGACGAGGGTGTTGACGAAGAAGCCGATCAGGTCCTCGGTCTCGGCGCGGTTGCGGCCCGCGATCGGGCTGCCGACGGCGATGTCGTCCTGCCGGCTGTACTTGGCCAGCAGCACCTGGTACACCGCCAGCAGCACCATGTACAGGCTGGCGCCCCGGGCCGTGGCCGCCGCCCGCAGCCGCGCGGCCACCTCGGCCGGCACCGCGAACTCCACGCTGTCACCGCCCCCGGGCCGGCCCGCCGGCCGGTGCCGGTCGGTCGGCAGCTCCAGCGGCTCCACCCCGGCGAGCCGCTCCCGCCAGTACGCCAGCTGCCGTTCCAGCTCGTCACCGGTCAGCCGCTCCCGCTGCCACACGGAGAAGTCCGCGTACTGCACCGGCAGCTGCGGCAGCCGCGCCGCGGCACCCGACACCGCCGCCCGGTAGCCCTCGCGCAGCTCGCGCGCCATGACCCCCTGCGACCAGCCGTCGCAGACGACGTGGTGGACCGCCAGGAGCAGGTGGGCCTCCTCGTCGGCCAGCCGCACCAGGCTCGCGCGCAGCAGCGGGCCCGACGCGAGGTCGAAGGGCCGGCCCGCCTCGGCCTCCACCAACTCCCTCGCGGCCAGCAGCCGTTCCTCCGGACCGGCGAGGTGCCGCAGGTCGTGGACCGCCGCCCGGACCGGTGCCGGCGGGTCGACCACCTGTCCCGGCCGGCCGCCGTCGTCGGCGACGAACCGGGTCCGCAGGGCTTCGTGCCGGGCGACCACCGCGGTCAGGGCCGCGTCCAGGGCCGCCGTGTCGAGTGCGCCGCCGACGCGCAGCGCGAACGGCACGACGTACTCGGCCCGGCCCGGCTCCAGCTGGTCCAGGAACCACAGCCGCTGCTGGGCGAAGCTCAACGGGAGCGGACCGCCCGCGCGGTCGGCGGGAGCGATGCGCTGCGCACCGCCGGTGTCCAGCTCCTCCACGACGGCCGCCAGCGCGCCCACGGTCGGCGAGGCGAACAGGGCCCGCACCGGAACCTCCACGCCCAGCTCCGCCCGCAGCCGTGAGGTCACCTGGGTGGCCAGCAGCGAGTGGCCGCCCAGCGCGAAGAAGTCGTCGTCGACCCCGGTGACCTCCGTGCCCAGCACCTCGGACCAGGCCGCCGCCACCGCCCGCTCGGCCGGCGTGCGCGGTGCCGCGCCGCCGGCGCCGCCGGTGCGGGGCTCCGGTGCGGGCAGGGCGCGCCGGTCCACCTTGCCGTTCGGCGTCAGCGGCAGCCGCTCCAGCACCACGAACGCGGACGGCACCATGTAGTCGGGCAGTTCACGGCGCAGACGGGCGCGCAGGCCCTCCTCGGCCGGGCCGGTGCCGCCGGCCGGGACCACGTACGCCACCAGCCGCTTGTCGCCCGGGGCGTCCTCGCGGACGACCACGGTGGCGGCGGCCACCTCGGGGCCGTCCAGCAGCACCGCCTCGATCTCGCCCGGCTCGATGCGGTGGCCGCGCAGCTTGACCTGGTCGTCCAGCCGCCCGAGGAACTCCAGCCGGCCGTCGGGCAGCCAGCGCACGCGGTCGCCGGTGCGGTAGACCCGGCGGGGGGTGCCGTCGAGGTCGAGGGTGACGAAGCGCTCCGCCGTCTGCCGGGGCAGCCCCCGGTAGCCGCGGGCCAGCCCCGCGCCGCCGACGAGGAGCTCGCCCGGCACGCCGGTCGGCACCGGCCGGTCGTGCCGGTCGACGACGTACACGACGGTGTTGCGCACCGGGCGGCCGATGGGCGGCACCGGGACGCCCGGGACGACCTCGGCGGAGGTGGTGACCACCGTGGACTCGGTCGGCCCGTAGTTGTTGACGACGCGGAAGGGCAGCCGCAGCCCGGCCGGCAGGTGCAGCGCGTCCCCGCCGGTCAGCACGTACTCCAGCGTGGTCGGCTCCGACCAGTCCAGCGCGGCCAGCGCCTCCAGCACCGGTGTCGACACGAACGTGCCCCGCACCCGCTTCCCGGTCAGCCAGCGCTGGAGCAGCGCCGGGGTCAGCCGCACCGTGTCGTCGGGCACGCACACGGTGGCGCCCGCGGCCAGCGCGGGCCACAGCTCCCACGCGGCCGCGTCGAACCCGACACCGGCGAGCAGCGCGACCCGCCGGCCGGGTGCCACGGCGAAGCTCTCGACCGTCCACCGCACCAGGTTCGCCAGGCTGCGGTGCTCGATCTCCACGCCCTTGGGGCGCCCGGTGGATCCGCTGGTGTAGATGACGTAGGCCAGGTCGTCCGGGGCCGCGGCGGGCTCCGGGTCGTGCGCCGGCAGGTCCGCCAGGCGCGGCCAGTCCCGGTCGGTGAGGAACCGGGCGGGCGCCCCGGGCAGCCGCCCGGTGCGCGCGCTGTCGGTGACCACCAGCACGGCCCCGGTGTCCGCGAGCATGAAGGCGAGCCGGTCGGCCGGGTGCTCGGGGTCCAGCGGCACGTAGGCGGCGCCGGACTTCAGGACCGCGAGCAGGGCGGTGATCTGGTCGGGCCCGCGCTCCAGGCAGACGGCGACCACCCGGCCGGGACCGGCGCCGTGCGACCGCAGGTGCCGGGCGAGCCGGTTGGCCCGCGCGTTCAGCTCGCGGTAGGTCAGCTCCCCGGTGTCCGTGAGCACCGCGGCCGTCCCGGGCCGGGCGGCGGCGCACTGCTCGACGAGCCGGTGGACGGTCGTCCCCCCGGCCCCCGTCGCGGACGCCGTCCCGCTCCACTCGGTCAGCACCCGCCGCCGCTCGGCACCGCTCAGCACCTCCAGTTCGGACAGCCGCCGCTCCCGGCCGGTGGCCGCGGCGCGCAGCAGGGTGGTGAAGTGCCCGGCCAGCCGCTCCGCCGTGGCCGGTTCGAACAGGTCCAGGGCGAACACCAGGCTGCCGTCCAGCGAGCCGTCGGGCCGCTCGGTGAGGAACAGCGTCAGGTCGAACTTCGCCTCCTCCGCCCGCACCGCGAACGGCTCCACCACCAGGCCCGGCAGGCCCCAGGCGTTCCCGTCGGGCGTGTTCTGCAGCACGAACATGGTCTGGAACAGCGGAGTGCGCGACAGGTCCCGGTCCGGGGCCAGTTCCTCGACGAGCCGCTCGAAGGGCAGGTCCTGGTGGTCGTAGGCGCCCAGCGCGGTGTCCTTCACCCGGTCCAGCAGCTCCCCGAAGGTCGGATCGCCGGACAGGTCGGTGCGCATCACCAGGGTGTTGACGAAGAAACCGATCAGGTCCTCGGTCTCGGCACGGGTGCGGCCCGCGACCGGGCTGCCGACCGCGATGTCCTCCTGCCCGCTGTACTTGGCCATCAGCAGCTGGAACACGGCCAGCAACGACATGAACAGGCTCGCCCCGCGCCCCGCCGCCGTCCGCCGCACCGCGTCGACCACGTCGGCGGGCACGCCGAGGGCGACCGTGCCGCCCCGGCCCGAGCGCTCGGCCGGCCGGCGGTGGTCGGCCGGCAGCTCCAGTGGCTGCACCCCGGCGAGCCGCTCCCGCCAGTACGCCGCCTGCCCGTCCAGCGCCGGCCCGTCCAGTGCCCCGCGCTGCCAGACCGCGAAGTCCGCGTACTGCACGTCCAGCGGGG
This is a stretch of genomic DNA from Streptomyces sp. TG1A-8. It encodes these proteins:
- a CDS encoding helix-turn-helix domain-containing protein gives rise to the protein MGTSLGIDSVARSVYLAMVDRPGAGVAELAEQLGETEDWVRDGLERLSALLLVVPADGATGWRPVDPEVGLAAMLARQQAELARHRLQVEDSRLEVTRLLSEHGRGSRSGVPGVEWLAGPDAVWRRVADLAESCAQEWLTVGPTERLGTPAVEAGRPVDEILHRRGTPTRTIVLESVRNDPGTMGRLRWRGEHAGAVRTLPSLPVWMILSDRTHAVVPVTGAASVIGAMVCGVESVTEAFAALFARLWKEAQPLTDARPRTRGSLSLQEQHVLRLWAQGLTDAAAARRMDVSLRTVRRLSEKLTDRFGAQSRFQLGALAIAQGGIRVEDMV